The following are encoded in a window of bacterium SCSIO 12643 genomic DNA:
- a CDS encoding alpha/beta hydrolase — MKTFNTNTSTQIHTSVTHKTLSQNGYDIHYFVSGEHHKNTILFLHPAFSDHRAFDSQIDHFSSKYRLITVDLIGHGLSKTGKSKDKIDASSNHIFQILDQEGIEKVHVVGTSMGSLVAQHFAFQHPQKILSLTALGGYNIHHENKEVEKAQRSSNLGLILRALFSMESFRKKTSEITCFTPEGKSLFYKASSLYERKSFMVMQGFQNIIKNRDSIQIPYPTLILTGEHDIPLALKMAHQWHNDLENSTSIIIDNAGHCAHMDQPSAFNLLVDQFISKTASGK, encoded by the coding sequence ATGAAAACATTCAATACCAATACTTCTACTCAAATCCATACCTCAGTTACACATAAAACTCTCTCACAAAATGGATATGACATTCACTATTTTGTATCTGGTGAACATCATAAAAACACCATCCTATTCTTACATCCAGCTTTCTCTGACCATCGCGCATTTGATTCTCAAATTGATCATTTTTCTTCTAAATATCGACTCATTACCGTGGACCTTATTGGACATGGTTTATCTAAGACCGGGAAATCAAAAGACAAAATAGATGCTTCCTCCAATCACATCTTTCAAATTCTAGATCAGGAAGGAATTGAAAAAGTTCATGTTGTGGGTACTTCCATGGGCTCTTTAGTCGCTCAACATTTTGCATTTCAACACCCTCAAAAAATACTTTCTCTTACCGCCCTTGGAGGATACAATATTCATCATGAAAACAAAGAGGTAGAAAAAGCGCAGAGATCATCTAATCTTGGCTTGATTCTTCGCGCGTTATTTTCCATGGAGTCTTTTCGAAAAAAGACTTCGGAAATCACCTGTTTTACACCCGAAGGTAAATCCCTATTCTATAAAGCCTCCAGTCTATATGAACGAAAGTCTTTTATGGTAATGCAAGGATTCCAAAACATTATAAAAAACCGTGATTCTATTCAGATTCCTTATCCGACTCTTATTTTAACCGGGGAACATGATATTCCTTTAGCTTTAAAAATGGCGCATCAATGGCACAATGATTTGGAAAATAGTACTTCTATCATTATTGATAATGCAGGGCACTGTGCGCATATGGATCAACCCTCAGCATTTAATTTATTAGTAGATCAATTTATTTCAAAAACAGCATCCGGAAAATAA
- a CDS encoding T9SS type A sorting domain-containing protein: MKNKITLCLMLISMAFASYGQVFNITTGVGTIGTDDPNWTVRNPGTTSFIPATITTGAIQYGTTVYPNAYAQNSCGRWISSSVNAANNIISAAPGTYTYKLCFETGNCVSNSATLDISWIAADNLWADFRVNGSSILMPGGITHTNPGSLNSTITISPGVNCIEVDVFNNNGNNSPTALQLCGSITVTGPSSVAPPSNLDCCEAINGNVVSWSSVPGAIGYEVEVIYDDPDCCIEGDLPTANLFTTTSTALVIPSTTKCFSWKVRAVFPDECKSAWSDKMCGCTPSELKCVAPERLDCEIQKNGRKLFWNTVAGASGYEVMITYNDPACCKSGLPSSIGMSTLSNSVFISDASTCYSWKVRTVCEDGTYSAWSAATCSCNGFKEEIEEETNANSSNPDLEKLQVTVTPNPANEYVEFIVKSEDLEQEQGDLTLINFNTSKTYTYKVNLNGSTRIQLDNFQRGFYLYSIVASEITKTGKLVIEK, from the coding sequence ATGAAAAACAAAATCACCTTGTGTCTCATGCTTATCAGCATGGCCTTTGCCTCGTATGGGCAAGTTTTTAACATTACCACCGGAGTGGGAACCATTGGAACTGACGATCCAAATTGGACAGTTCGCAACCCCGGAACAACATCCTTCATTCCAGCAACCATAACTACAGGAGCTATACAATACGGCACGACTGTTTATCCAAACGCATACGCTCAAAACTCATGTGGTCGATGGATTTCGTCAAGCGTAAATGCTGCAAATAACATCATTAGCGCAGCTCCTGGCACTTATACATACAAACTATGTTTTGAAACAGGAAATTGCGTTTCTAATTCTGCAACTTTAGACATTAGTTGGATTGCTGCCGATAACTTATGGGCGGATTTTAGAGTGAATGGCTCTTCAATTCTAATGCCGGGTGGAATAACTCATACAAATCCGGGAAGTTTAAATTCTACCATAACTATTTCTCCAGGAGTTAACTGCATCGAGGTTGATGTATTTAATAATAATGGTAATAATTCCCCAACCGCGTTGCAGCTTTGTGGAAGCATTACTGTTACTGGGCCTAGTTCAGTTGCTCCTCCTTCTAACCTCGATTGTTGTGAAGCTATCAATGGAAATGTAGTATCATGGAGCAGTGTTCCTGGTGCAATAGGCTACGAAGTTGAAGTAATATATGATGATCCTGACTGCTGTATTGAGGGAGATCTTCCAACAGCAAATTTGTTCACTACAACAAGTACAGCTTTGGTTATTCCTTCGACAACAAAATGTTTCTCCTGGAAAGTTAGAGCGGTTTTCCCTGATGAATGTAAATCTGCCTGGAGTGACAAAATGTGTGGATGTACACCTAGTGAGCTTAAATGTGTAGCTCCGGAGAGATTAGATTGTGAAATCCAAAAAAATGGTCGCAAACTATTCTGGAATACTGTTGCTGGTGCTTCTGGTTACGAAGTGATGATTACCTATAACGATCCTGCATGTTGTAAATCCGGATTACCATCTTCTATTGGTATGTCCACATTATCTAATTCAGTCTTTATTAGTGATGCTTCTACTTGTTATTCCTGGAAAGTAAGAACTGTATGTGAAGATGGTACTTACTCTGCCTGGAGCGCAGCAACATGTTCTTGTAACGGTTTTAAAGAAGAAATCGAGGAAGAAACAAATGCTAATTCTTCAAATCCAGATTTAGAAAAACTTCAGGTTACCGTGACGCCAAACCCGGCAAATGAGTATGTTGAGTTCATCGTAAAATCTGAAGATTTAGAACAAGAACAAGGAGATCTTACTCTTATTAACTTCAACACTAGTAAAACTTACACTTATAAAGTTAATTTGAATGGCTCAACAAGAATCCAATTAGATAACTTCCAAAGAGGTTTCTATTTATATTCTATTGTAGCTAGCGAAATAACTAAAACAGGTAAACTAGTTATCGAGAAATAA
- a CDS encoding HAD family phosphatase, giving the protein MIVKLNLNNYQAIIFDLGGVILNLDYHKTVESFAKLGVNDVQNLFSQKKQVDVFNQFETGQISPEEFRGFVESYSGLDLNSGEIDSAWNDMLLDLPVARFQLLQNIATQKRIFLLSNTNAIHMNWFSNYTNQLLGKNAFFDAFEVAYLSHEVKMRKPNVEIFEFVISENNLNPEKTLFIDDSEQHIIGAKKTGLQTHWLQPGEDILQLF; this is encoded by the coding sequence ATTATCGTGAAACTAAATCTGAATAATTATCAGGCCATCATCTTTGATTTAGGAGGTGTTATACTTAATCTGGATTATCATAAAACCGTTGAATCATTTGCAAAACTTGGCGTTAATGATGTCCAAAATTTATTCTCTCAGAAAAAACAAGTAGACGTTTTTAATCAGTTTGAAACAGGGCAAATTTCACCTGAAGAATTTAGAGGCTTTGTAGAATCTTATTCGGGCTTAGATTTAAACTCTGGAGAAATTGATTCGGCCTGGAATGATATGCTTTTAGACTTACCTGTTGCTCGCTTCCAATTATTACAAAACATCGCGACACAAAAAAGGATATTCCTTTTGAGTAATACCAATGCCATTCATATGAATTGGTTTTCAAACTACACAAATCAACTACTGGGTAAGAACGCCTTTTTTGATGCTTTTGAAGTCGCGTATCTTTCTCATGAGGTTAAAATGAGAAAACCCAATGTGGAGATTTTTGAATTTGTTATCTCCGAAAATAATCTAAACCCAGAAAAAACTTTATTCATAGATGACTCCGAACAACATATTATTGGAGCAAAAAAAACCGGATTGCAGACCCATTGGCTACAACCCGGTGAAGATATTCTTCAACTGTTTTAA
- the mce gene encoding methylmalonyl-CoA epimerase — translation MRKIEHLGIAVKDINAANEVFAKLLGKQSYKQETVESEAVTTSFFEIGASKIELLQANSEASAIHKYLEKNREGIHHIAFDVEDIYAEIERLKSEGFVFINENPKEGADNKLVVFIHPKSANGILVELCQEKN, via the coding sequence ATGAGAAAGATTGAACATTTAGGAATAGCAGTTAAAGATATTAATGCTGCAAATGAAGTTTTTGCAAAGCTATTAGGTAAGCAAAGCTATAAGCAGGAGACTGTAGAGAGTGAAGCAGTAACGACTTCTTTTTTTGAAATCGGAGCGTCTAAAATAGAATTATTACAAGCCAATAGTGAGGCGAGCGCGATTCATAAATATTTGGAAAAAAATCGTGAAGGAATTCACCATATCGCTTTTGATGTGGAAGATATATATGCTGAAATAGAACGCTTAAAAAGTGAAGGATTTGTTTTTATCAATGAAAACCCAAAAGAAGGCGCAGATAATAAACTGGTAGTATTTATACATCCTAAATCTGCCAATGGAATTTTGGTAGAATTATGTCAGGAAAAAAACTAG